The Micromonospora sp. NBC_00421 genome contains a region encoding:
- a CDS encoding putative RNA methyltransferase has protein sequence MTSPLDATYPLIVARLRCPVCAEPLAAATDTRALRCPRRHSFDLARQGYVNLLTGRAPHVGDTAGMVAARADFLAAGHYDLISSTLAEAAASTLAEAATDGPGADRPGAGFGAYPLVVDAGAGTGWHLAAVLAAVPAAVGLALDVAKPALRRAARAHPRAAAALADTWQRLPLADRSVAVLLNVFAPRNGVEFHRVLHPAGALLVVTPTDAHLAELVDVLGLLRVDPAKADRVAESLAGNFTSERSAVHTARLTLDRAEVATLVGMGPSAWHTDPRRLAAAIDALPAPVTVTASVRLTVWRPR, from the coding sequence ATGACGTCGCCCCTAGACGCGACGTATCCGCTGATCGTCGCCCGGCTGCGCTGTCCGGTCTGCGCCGAGCCGCTGGCCGCCGCCACCGACACCCGGGCGTTGCGCTGCCCCCGCCGGCACAGCTTCGACCTGGCCCGCCAGGGGTACGTCAACCTGCTCACCGGCCGTGCCCCGCACGTCGGGGACACCGCCGGGATGGTCGCCGCCCGCGCCGACTTCCTGGCCGCCGGGCACTACGACCTCATCTCGTCCACCCTGGCCGAGGCGGCGGCATCCACCCTCGCCGAGGCGGCAACGGACGGGCCGGGAGCGGACAGGCCGGGAGCGGGCTTCGGGGCGTACCCGCTGGTGGTGGATGCTGGGGCGGGCACCGGGTGGCACCTGGCGGCGGTGCTGGCGGCGGTGCCGGCCGCCGTCGGGTTGGCCCTGGACGTCGCCAAGCCGGCGCTGCGCCGCGCCGCCCGCGCCCATCCGCGCGCCGCCGCCGCGCTCGCCGACACCTGGCAGCGGCTGCCGCTGGCCGACCGGTCGGTCGCCGTGCTGCTCAACGTCTTCGCCCCGCGTAACGGCGTCGAGTTCCACCGGGTGCTCCACCCGGCCGGGGCGCTGCTGGTGGTCACCCCCACCGACGCCCACCTCGCCGAACTGGTCGACGTGCTCGGGCTGCTGCGGGTCGACCCGGCCAAGGCGGACCGGGTGGCGGAAAGCCTCGCCGGGAACTTCACGTCGGAGCGCAGCGCCGTGCACACCGCCCGGCTCACCCTCGACCGGGCCGAGGTGGCCACCCTGGTCGGGATGGGGCCGAGTGCCTGGCACACCGACCCGCGACGACTCGCCGCCGCGATCGACGCACTGCCCGCGCCGGTCACCGTGACCGCGTCGGTACGGCTCACCGTCTGGCGCCCCCGCTGA
- a CDS encoding adenosine deaminase, with amino-acid sequence MVAIRYEDIVKVPKALLHDHLDGGLRPATVVELAAEVGHELPSTDPEALGRWFAEAAHSGSLERYLETFAHTVAVMQTAPALRRVARECALDLAADGVVYAEVRFAPEQHLEQNLTLDEVVEAVVAGFVEGSAEAAASGNPIRVGTLLTAMRHAARSQEIAELAVRHRDAGVVGFDIAGAEAGFPPTRHLDAFEYLQRENFHFTIHAGEAFGLPSIWQAIQWCGADRLGHGVRIVDDITPGPTPTLGRLAAYVRDKRIPLELCPSSNVQTGAVASIAEHPIGLLRELRFRVTVNTDNRLMSGTSMSREMALLVESFGYGWQELQWFTVNAMKSAFIPFDERLAIIDEVIKPAYAKLIG; translated from the coding sequence ATGGTCGCAATCCGATACGAGGACATCGTCAAGGTCCCGAAGGCGCTGCTGCACGATCACCTCGACGGCGGCCTGCGGCCGGCGACGGTCGTCGAGTTGGCCGCCGAGGTGGGCCACGAGTTGCCGAGCACCGATCCCGAGGCGCTCGGCAGGTGGTTCGCGGAGGCGGCGCACTCCGGTTCGTTGGAGCGTTACCTGGAGACGTTCGCGCACACCGTCGCCGTCATGCAGACCGCCCCGGCGCTGCGCCGGGTGGCCCGCGAGTGCGCGCTCGACCTGGCCGCCGACGGCGTGGTGTACGCCGAGGTCCGGTTCGCTCCGGAGCAGCACCTGGAGCAGAACCTGACCCTGGACGAGGTGGTCGAGGCGGTCGTCGCCGGTTTCGTCGAGGGCAGCGCGGAGGCCGCCGCCTCGGGCAACCCGATCCGGGTCGGCACCCTGCTCACCGCGATGCGGCACGCCGCCCGCTCGCAGGAGATCGCCGAGTTGGCCGTCCGGCACCGGGACGCCGGGGTGGTGGGGTTCGACATCGCCGGCGCCGAGGCGGGTTTCCCGCCCACCCGGCACCTGGACGCCTTCGAGTACCTCCAGCGGGAGAACTTCCACTTCACCATCCACGCCGGCGAGGCGTTCGGGCTGCCGTCGATCTGGCAGGCGATCCAGTGGTGCGGGGCGGACCGGCTCGGCCACGGGGTGCGGATCGTGGACGACATCACCCCGGGCCCTACGCCGACGCTCGGTCGCCTGGCGGCGTACGTGCGGGACAAGCGGATTCCGTTGGAGCTGTGCCCGTCGTCGAACGTGCAGACCGGGGCGGTGGCGTCGATCGCCGAGCATCCGATCGGGCTGCTGCGGGAGCTGCGGTTCCGGGTGACGGTGAACACCGACAACCGGTTGATGAGCGGCACCTCGATGTCGCGTGAGATGGCGCTGCTGGTGGAGAGCTTCGGCTACGGCTGGCAGGAGCTCCAGTGGTTCACCGTCAACGCGATGAAGAGCGCCTTCATCCCGTTCGACGAGCGGCTGGCGATCATCGACGAGGTGATCAAGCCGGCGTACGCGAAGCTGATCGGCTGA
- a CDS encoding thymidine phosphorylase has translation MSAFTAVDVIRAKRDGGVLSDGQIDWVVDAYTRGSVADEQMSALAMAILLRGMTVPEIARWTAAMIASGERLDLSAVARPTVDKHSTGGVGDKITLPLTPLVAACGGAVPQLSGRGLGHTGGTLDKLESIPGWRAALSNAEFITQLRDVGAVICAAGDQLAPADRKLYALRDVTGTVEAIPLIASSIMSKKIAEGTGALVLDVKVGSGAFMKNVADARELARTMVALGDAHGVRTVALLTDMSTPLGLTVGNAVEVTESVQVLAGGGPADVVELTLALAREMLEAAGLPDADPAAALRDGRAMDAWRSMIRAQGGDPDAPMPTANEVEVVRAEADGFVESVDAYAVGVAAWRLGAGRARKEDPVSAAAGVVLHKRPGDPVRAGDPLYELRADDATRLPAARAEAARAVRVAAHAPSTSPLVIERIG, from the coding sequence CCGCGGTCGACGTCATCCGGGCCAAGCGGGACGGGGGCGTCCTGAGCGACGGCCAGATCGACTGGGTGGTCGACGCGTACACCCGGGGGTCGGTGGCCGACGAGCAGATGTCGGCGCTGGCCATGGCGATCCTGCTGCGCGGCATGACGGTGCCGGAGATCGCCAGGTGGACCGCCGCGATGATCGCCAGCGGGGAGCGGCTGGACCTCTCGGCGGTGGCCCGGCCGACAGTCGACAAGCACTCCACCGGCGGGGTCGGTGACAAGATCACGCTGCCGCTCACCCCGCTGGTGGCCGCCTGCGGCGGTGCCGTGCCGCAGCTCTCCGGCCGTGGGCTCGGGCACACCGGCGGCACCCTGGACAAGCTGGAGTCGATCCCCGGCTGGCGGGCGGCGCTGAGCAACGCCGAGTTCATCACCCAGCTGCGGGACGTCGGCGCGGTCATCTGCGCGGCCGGCGACCAGCTCGCCCCGGCCGACCGCAAGCTGTACGCGCTACGCGACGTCACCGGCACCGTGGAGGCGATCCCGCTGATCGCCAGTTCGATCATGAGCAAGAAGATCGCCGAGGGCACCGGGGCGCTGGTCCTCGACGTGAAGGTCGGCTCCGGCGCGTTCATGAAGAACGTGGCGGACGCCCGTGAGCTGGCCCGGACCATGGTGGCGCTCGGCGACGCGCACGGGGTGCGGACGGTCGCCCTGCTCACCGACATGTCCACCCCGCTGGGCCTGACCGTCGGCAACGCGGTCGAGGTGACCGAGTCGGTGCAGGTACTGGCCGGCGGTGGCCCGGCCGACGTGGTGGAGCTGACCCTGGCGCTGGCCCGGGAGATGCTCGAGGCGGCCGGGCTGCCCGACGCCGACCCGGCCGCCGCACTGCGCGACGGGCGGGCGATGGACGCCTGGCGCTCGATGATCCGTGCCCAGGGTGGTGACCCGGACGCCCCGATGCCGACCGCCAACGAGGTGGAGGTGGTCCGCGCCGAGGCCGACGGGTTCGTCGAGTCGGTCGACGCGTACGCCGTCGGGGTGGCCGCGTGGCGACTCGGCGCCGGTCGGGCCCGCAAGGAGGACCCGGTCAGCGCCGCCGCCGGGGTGGTGCTGCACAAGCGCCCCGGCGACCCGGTGCGCGCCGGCGACCCGCTGTACGAGCTGCGCGCCGACGACGCGACCCGACTGCCGGCGGCGCGGGCCGAGGCCGCCCGGGCGGTCCGGGTCGCCGCCCACGCACCGTCGACGTCGCCGCTGGTCATCGAGCGGATCGGCTGA
- a CDS encoding ATP-binding protein translates to MPRQNGLVDWDAPESWDAGTAVETIARLARQGRADVPVYAIGADRQVATRPFEVTGSPLFIAEGIFAAEIVEECRRRGLLAGAYALRRPRGATFVRRLARDLAEQRKAPKVLIRRGVALLRAEPAVLRRQTGLGAEAAHAREILRRVADLAAGHPPR, encoded by the coding sequence TTGCCGCGACAGAACGGACTGGTCGACTGGGACGCGCCCGAGTCGTGGGACGCGGGAACGGCCGTGGAGACAATTGCCCGACTGGCCCGGCAGGGCCGGGCCGACGTACCCGTCTATGCGATCGGTGCGGATCGACAAGTGGCCACCCGGCCATTCGAGGTGACCGGATCGCCACTCTTCATCGCCGAAGGGATTTTCGCCGCCGAGATCGTCGAGGAATGCCGTCGACGAGGGCTCCTCGCCGGGGCGTACGCACTGCGTCGACCGCGCGGGGCGACCTTCGTCCGCCGGCTGGCCCGGGACCTGGCCGAGCAGCGCAAGGCCCCGAAGGTGCTGATCCGACGCGGGGTGGCACTGCTGCGCGCCGAACCGGCGGTGCTGCGCCGGCAGACCGGCCTCGGTGCCGAGGCGGCCCACGCCCGGGAGATCCTGCGTCGGGTGGCCGACCTGGCCGCCGGCCACCCGCCCCGGTGA
- a CDS encoding roadblock/LC7 domain-containing protein has protein sequence MTSTQDLGWLLANFADRVPGVAHAVAVSADGLLLASSRDLPRDRADQLAAIASGLVSLTQGAARCFEGGAVLQTVVEMDNGFLFLMSISDGSSFAVLAARSCDVGQVGYEMALLVDRVGDALTPQARTAVGMMG, from the coding sequence ATGACAAGTACGCAGGATCTTGGTTGGCTGTTGGCCAACTTCGCCGACCGGGTGCCGGGTGTCGCACACGCGGTAGCCGTTTCCGCCGACGGCCTGCTCCTCGCTTCGTCGCGCGACCTGCCCCGGGATCGGGCCGACCAGTTGGCGGCGATCGCGTCCGGCCTGGTCAGCCTGACCCAGGGCGCGGCCCGCTGCTTCGAGGGCGGTGCGGTGCTGCAGACCGTCGTCGAGATGGACAACGGCTTCCTGTTCCTGATGTCCATCTCGGACGGGTCGTCGTTCGCCGTACTGGCCGCCCGCAGCTGTGACGTGGGTCAGGTCGGCTACGAGATGGCGTTGCTCGTGGACCGGGTGGGTGACGCGCTCACCCCGCAGGCCCGTACGGCTGTCGGGATGATGGGCTGA
- a CDS encoding nitrate- and nitrite sensing domain-containing protein, whose protein sequence is MSKRPTTAGSFLSRLRRPAGRLRDMPIWSKLGLIMIVPTIATVVVGTSGLVDHLQTLNNANRAGDLANLVGYSGDLVNTLQDERTNAVLLLGSPKGQSRAQYQEAYNRVNQRVDQSKVPYSQQRAEIEGLPATLETQLDRIDTDLTEMPGVRSQVYNGKLRLSEAVSRYTGLINNLITIRDSATQLAGDNDLSDQMRAAAAMARAKEYASVRRIAVHQVLLQKAYTPALRELYISSNTGEQQALQSFQAVATRAEREFQDQSVSGSDRRQADIYAGQVSALNSDRLDGLTFTTDQWDAAMVAYAQLNRAVEVRLDGDVVAKADELRSDVQRQVFLETGLLLSMLLLAILFAYLVARSMARSLRDLRQGALSIAQFGLPQAVARLRDPQFTGQQSPAQLANQIAEPLPVRSRDEFGQVTEAFNAVHLEAVRTAAEQAALRSSVATMFVNLARRSQILVDRLIGHLDRLERGEEDPDRLAELFQLDHLATRMRRNDENLLVLAGADSTRVQREPAALIDVLRAAQSEVEHYTRIEFGIIDRDIEVSAHAVNDMVHLVAELFDNATAFSPPDSQVMVEARRIGERASLYVEDRGIGISPEQLADLNERLATPPQVDVAVSRMMGLVVVARLASRHGVKVELRPGTDRGTVAEVVLPTSVLVPRALTGRAPGTPGLPGAGPQFGGTGSAPAFGGPGSTPAFGGAGSAPAFGGSSASQAFGALPAIGNGQPPAPRQGESGNQVTFGGRPLEPAPRNGSGAPVNGGRGMPAWSDLTGAGGVNGADGFTPRTTNGQAIDPLPQRRSSDDPDSTGQQPTIPRQLPSSPEARPYSSPPVPPVSAPPLPPSYPAAPVSGQPVSGYPLSSRPVSGQPVSGQPVSGYPGSGYPVSGQPAPGYPVSASPYAGQPGPAAPVSGSPSAPLPSRPTSGGAAPGAAAPPAWPPVANPERDTATPPVPERLAAALDMTTELPRVPRNETAAPAPRQPTPPPVRAGHASSAGQRPPVPQQAPQQRYADETMELPIFRELESAWFRTRKPGPDEATVARQPVANGTVTAQSTVDTAGHALQYPAPGTTGSAPMAETAPAGGVPRDNGPTVNGDLPGRGDSPVTRRPTPQPASWQTAADDGWRAAVAATEAPVAGTTQTGLPKRTPMAQLVPGAIEKPTTSVQRRTPEAVRGLLSAYHRGVQRGRTTSDNPANPDATPGGQQSSPSGSGRAGRSGQKEQEG, encoded by the coding sequence GTGAGCAAACGGCCAACGACGGCGGGCTCCTTCCTGTCGCGTCTGCGTCGGCCGGCCGGCCGGCTCCGCGACATGCCGATCTGGTCCAAGCTCGGCCTGATCATGATCGTGCCGACCATCGCCACGGTCGTCGTGGGCACCAGCGGGCTGGTGGACCACCTGCAGACGCTCAACAACGCCAACCGGGCCGGTGACCTGGCCAACCTGGTGGGTTACTCGGGTGACCTCGTCAACACCCTCCAGGACGAGCGCACCAACGCCGTCCTGCTGCTCGGCTCGCCCAAGGGGCAGTCCCGCGCGCAGTACCAGGAGGCCTACAACCGGGTCAACCAGCGGGTCGACCAGTCCAAGGTGCCCTACTCGCAGCAGCGCGCCGAGATCGAGGGCCTGCCGGCGACCCTGGAGACGCAGCTCGACCGGATCGACACCGACCTGACGGAGATGCCCGGCGTCCGGAGTCAGGTCTACAACGGCAAGCTCCGACTCAGCGAGGCGGTCAGCCGGTACACCGGTCTGATCAACAACCTGATCACCATCCGTGACTCGGCCACCCAGCTCGCCGGTGACAACGACCTCAGCGACCAGATGCGGGCCGCCGCCGCGATGGCCCGCGCCAAGGAGTACGCCTCGGTCCGCCGGATCGCGGTGCACCAGGTGCTGCTCCAGAAGGCGTACACCCCGGCCCTGCGTGAGCTGTACATCTCCAGCAACACCGGTGAGCAGCAGGCCCTGCAGAGTTTCCAGGCGGTGGCCACCCGCGCCGAACGCGAGTTCCAGGACCAGAGCGTCTCGGGCTCCGACCGCCGTCAGGCCGACATCTACGCCGGCCAGGTCAGCGCGCTGAACAGCGACAGGTTGGACGGCCTCACCTTCACCACCGACCAGTGGGACGCGGCCATGGTCGCGTACGCCCAGCTCAACCGGGCCGTGGAGGTGCGCCTCGACGGCGACGTCGTCGCCAAGGCCGACGAGCTGCGCTCCGACGTCCAGCGTCAGGTCTTCCTGGAGACCGGCCTGCTGCTCAGCATGCTGCTGTTGGCGATCCTCTTCGCCTACCTGGTCGCCCGGTCGATGGCCCGGTCCCTGCGTGACCTGCGCCAGGGTGCCCTGTCCATCGCCCAGTTCGGCCTGCCGCAGGCGGTGGCCCGGCTGCGTGACCCGCAGTTCACCGGCCAACAGTCCCCGGCGCAGTTGGCCAACCAGATCGCCGAGCCGCTGCCGGTCCGCAGCAGGGACGAGTTCGGCCAGGTGACCGAGGCGTTCAACGCCGTCCACCTGGAAGCCGTCCGTACCGCCGCCGAGCAGGCCGCGCTCCGCTCCTCGGTCGCGACGATGTTCGTCAACCTCGCCCGCCGGTCGCAGATCCTGGTCGACCGGCTGATCGGCCACCTCGACCGGCTGGAGCGCGGCGAGGAGGATCCGGACCGGCTGGCCGAGCTGTTCCAGCTCGACCACCTGGCCACCCGGATGCGCCGTAACGACGAGAACCTGCTGGTCCTCGCCGGTGCAGACTCCACCCGGGTGCAGCGTGAGCCGGCCGCCCTGATCGATGTGCTGCGCGCCGCGCAGTCCGAGGTCGAGCACTACACCCGGATCGAGTTCGGGATCATCGACCGGGACATCGAGGTCTCCGCGCACGCGGTCAACGACATGGTCCACCTGGTCGCCGAGCTGTTCGACAACGCGACCGCGTTCTCCCCGCCGGACTCCCAGGTGATGGTCGAGGCCCGCCGGATCGGCGAGCGTGCTTCGCTCTACGTCGAGGACCGGGGCATCGGCATCAGCCCCGAGCAACTGGCCGACCTCAACGAGCGGCTGGCCACCCCACCCCAGGTGGACGTGGCGGTCTCCCGGATGATGGGCCTGGTCGTGGTCGCCCGGTTGGCGTCCCGGCACGGCGTCAAGGTCGAGCTGCGTCCGGGCACCGACCGGGGCACCGTGGCCGAGGTCGTCCTGCCCACCTCGGTGCTGGTCCCCCGCGCCCTCACCGGCCGGGCCCCGGGCACCCCCGGCCTGCCTGGCGCCGGCCCGCAATTCGGTGGTACCGGCTCGGCCCCGGCCTTCGGTGGCCCCGGCTCGACCCCCGCCTTCGGTGGTGCCGGCTCGGCCCCTGCCTTCGGTGGATCGAGCGCCTCCCAAGCCTTCGGTGCACTTCCCGCGATCGGTAACGGCCAGCCGCCGGCCCCCCGCCAGGGTGAGTCCGGAAACCAGGTCACCTTCGGGGGCCGACCCCTGGAGCCGGCGCCGCGCAACGGCTCCGGTGCTCCCGTCAACGGTGGCCGCGGGATGCCCGCCTGGTCGGACCTCACCGGTGCCGGCGGGGTCAACGGCGCGGACGGCTTCACCCCGCGGACCACGAACGGTCAGGCGATCGACCCGCTGCCCCAGCGGCGGAGCAGTGACGACCCGGACAGCACCGGTCAGCAGCCGACCATCCCGCGTCAGCTGCCGAGCAGCCCGGAGGCCCGGCCGTACAGCTCCCCGCCGGTCCCGCCGGTGTCGGCACCACCGCTGCCGCCCTCGTACCCGGCCGCTCCGGTCTCCGGTCAGCCGGTCTCCGGCTACCCGTTGTCCAGCCGACCGGTCTCCGGTCAGCCCGTCTCGGGTCAGCCGGTCTCCGGCTACCCGGGCTCCGGTTACCCGGTGTCGGGTCAGCCCGCCCCGGGCTACCCGGTGTCGGCGTCCCCGTATGCCGGTCAGCCGGGCCCGGCCGCTCCGGTCTCCGGGTCGCCCAGCGCTCCGCTGCCGTCCCGGCCCACCTCGGGCGGGGCCGCGCCGGGTGCCGCCGCACCGCCGGCCTGGCCGCCGGTGGCCAATCCCGAGCGGGACACGGCCACCCCGCCGGTCCCCGAGCGGCTCGCCGCCGCCCTGGACATGACCACCGAGCTGCCCCGGGTGCCGCGTAACGAGACGGCAGCGCCGGCACCTCGACAGCCCACACCACCGCCGGTGCGGGCCGGGCACGCGTCGTCGGCGGGCCAGCGACCTCCGGTCCCGCAACAGGCACCCCAGCAGCGGTACGCGGACGAGACGATGGAGCTGCCGATCTTCCGGGAGCTCGAGTCGGCCTGGTTCCGCACCCGCAAGCCGGGCCCGGACGAGGCCACCGTTGCCAGGCAGCCGGTGGCCAACGGCACCGTGACCGCGCAGTCCACCGTCGACACCGCTGGTCATGCCCTCCAGTACCCCGCACCAGGGACGACAGGTAGCGCACCGATGGCAGAGACCGCGCCGGCCGGTGGCGTGCCGCGTGACAACGGGCCGACAGTGAACGGGGATCTGCCCGGTCGGGGCGACAGCCCGGTGACCCGTCGCCCCACCCCGCAGCCCGCCAGCTGGCAGACCGCCGCCGACGACGGTTGGCGGGCCGCGGTGGCCGCGACCGAGGCACCGGTGGCCGGGACGACCCAGACCGGCCTGCCGAAGCGGACGCCGATGGCCCAGCTCGTGCCGGGGGCGATCGAGAAGCCGACCACGTCGGTGCAGCGGCGTACGCCGGAGGCGGTCCGGGGTCTGTTGTCGGCCTACCATCGAGGTGTGCAACGTGGCCGGACCACCTCGGACAACCCCGCCAACCCGGACGCCACTCCGGGCGGGCAGCAATCCTCGCCGTCCGGCTCCGGCCGGGCGGGTAGGAGCGGGCAGAAGGAGCAAGAAGGATGA
- a CDS encoding DUF4272 domain-containing protein, producing MLVAAPDPREVREASLDELSRLGLPLPPAQFPLVWEPGDEIELRPTGEIEARIAVLHLILARCFGMPAQTAMSWLLESHLVDMVTPPEWQFVMGGKGDHRSFVLHHDALFSLSWVLGLSKQLDPTVPVDERLVERMPYLAGGETFDQWRARILAAPQHPADAAALLDLHYCLDWAYLEVEKSGHRLPGLVDANAIGQRRWALEWAVMLRGPYHDEPPGWEEVDLST from the coding sequence GTGCTGGTAGCCGCCCCCGATCCCCGGGAGGTCCGCGAGGCGAGCCTCGACGAGTTGTCCCGGCTGGGCCTGCCCCTGCCGCCGGCCCAGTTTCCCCTGGTGTGGGAGCCGGGCGACGAGATCGAACTGCGGCCCACCGGGGAGATCGAGGCGCGTATCGCGGTGTTGCACCTGATCCTGGCCAGGTGCTTCGGGATGCCGGCGCAGACGGCGATGAGCTGGCTGCTCGAATCCCACCTGGTCGACATGGTCACCCCGCCCGAGTGGCAGTTCGTGATGGGCGGCAAGGGCGACCACCGCTCGTTCGTCCTGCACCACGACGCGCTCTTCTCGCTCTCCTGGGTGCTCGGCCTGAGCAAGCAACTCGACCCGACCGTACCGGTGGACGAGCGGCTGGTGGAGCGGATGCCGTACCTCGCCGGCGGGGAGACCTTCGACCAGTGGCGGGCCCGCATCCTGGCCGCTCCCCAGCACCCGGCGGACGCCGCCGCGCTGCTCGACCTGCACTACTGCCTGGACTGGGCGTACCTGGAGGTGGAGAAGTCGGGTCACCGGCTACCCGGCCTGGTGGACGCGAACGCGATCGGCCAGCGCCGGTGGGCGTTGGAGTGGGCGGTGATGCTGCGCGGGCCGTACCACGACGAGCCGCCCGGCTGGGAAGAGGTCGACCTCTCCACCTGA
- a CDS encoding DUF742 domain-containing protein, producing MIDRDEPTGALVRPYAVTRGRTRPRLDIALEALVETTVRGRAAAGGNGGQGREHQYIAALCDGRVQSLAEIAARMQLPLGVARVLIADMATDGLVAVHEPTILDDSDDAVGTELLERVLSGLRRL from the coding sequence ATGATCGATCGTGACGAACCGACAGGGGCGTTGGTCCGTCCGTACGCCGTGACCCGCGGTCGTACCCGTCCCCGGCTCGACATCGCCCTGGAGGCGCTCGTCGAGACGACGGTGCGCGGTCGCGCTGCTGCCGGTGGCAACGGCGGTCAGGGCCGGGAGCACCAGTACATCGCCGCGCTGTGTGACGGACGAGTGCAGTCGCTGGCCGAGATCGCGGCCCGGATGCAGCTACCGCTCGGTGTGGCCCGGGTGCTCATCGCCGACATGGCGACGGACGGCCTGGTCGCGGTCCACGAGCCGACCATCTTGGACGACTCGGACGACGCGGTGGGCACTGAACTGCTGGAGAGGGTGCTGAGTGGACTTCGCAGGCTCTGA
- a CDS encoding GTP-binding protein, with product MSQRPPAPNGRVTSAKIVIAGGFGVGKTTLVGSVSEITPLTTEAIMTSAGVGVDDTRQVPGKTTTTVAMDFGRISIDRDLILYLFGTPGQTRFWFMWDELVRGAIGAVVLVDTRRLADCFAAIDFFEHRRLPYLVAINCFDGMQYHDPQDVRDALAISTDVPVVACDARNRESTKHVLISLVEYVLTMRRSRAVAPA from the coding sequence ATGTCGCAGCGGCCGCCTGCCCCGAACGGGCGCGTGACGTCGGCGAAGATCGTTATCGCCGGTGGGTTCGGCGTCGGCAAGACGACGCTGGTCGGCTCGGTCTCGGAGATCACACCGCTGACCACCGAGGCCATCATGACCTCCGCCGGCGTGGGCGTCGACGACACCCGGCAGGTGCCGGGCAAGACGACGACCACGGTGGCGATGGACTTCGGCCGTATCTCGATCGATCGGGATCTGATCCTGTACCTGTTCGGTACGCCCGGTCAGACACGGTTCTGGTTCATGTGGGACGAGCTGGTCCGGGGTGCCATCGGCGCCGTGGTCCTGGTCGACACCCGCCGGTTGGCCGACTGCTTCGCGGCGATCGACTTCTTCGAGCACCGGCGGCTGCCGTACCTGGTGGCCATCAACTGCTTCGACGGGATGCAGTACCACGACCCGCAGGACGTCCGGGACGCGCTGGCGATCTCGACCGACGTACCGGTGGTCGCCTGTGACGCCCGTAACCGGGAGTCGACCAAGCATGTGCTGATCTCGCTGGTCGAGTACGTGCTGACCATGCGTCGTTCGCGCGCGGTCGCCCCGGCCTGA